CTCAGAGATTAGGTAAACATCCCTCCCAGGCTCCCTTCTACGAGAGGGCAATTTCGGAAATGGAAAATATGAGTATGTCTAAATGGAAGGTTTTCTACGCTTATTTATGGCTTTTTAAATGAGCTCCAAAATTTGTAGGAAAAAATGATCATTTTCTTACAGTTTAATGGCTTTGCTATGGCTTTGCTATGACTTTGCCACGGCTTTGTTCTAAACTATCCGTTTAAATGGATACTCGTCGTTCTTTAGTCGTGGGTCTAAAAGTCGTGGTTCCTGTTTCCCATCATTGAAGGTGTTATAAACATAAGTCGAAAGTTCAATTTTACTGCCCTCTATAAAAAAGAATGGTACTCAACGTTTTAACGATTATAGTAACATCCAGGAAAAAGCTTCGGTGTTTTATATAGTATAAATCGTATTGCAATTTTTCCAGGGCATCTTCATTGCTTGAGCCGTATTTGGCATTTACCTGCGCCCACCCTGTTAATCCGGGTTTTACCAGATGGCGTATTTCGTAGAATGGAATTTGTTCTATCAGGTCCTTTACAAATTCAGGGCGTTCGGGACGAGGGCCTATAACGCTCATTTCGCCTTTTATTACATTTATAAATTGTGGGATTTCATCGAAGCGGGATCGTCGTAAAAATCGGCCAAATTTTGTTACGCGCTTATCTTTCGATTTTGCGAATTGCGCCCCATCCTTTTCGGCATTCTTCACCATACTTCGCAATTTATAGATTTTAAAACGCTTTCCATTTTTACCAACCCGTTTTTGGGTGTAAAGCAAAGGACCTCTGTTTCCGAGTAAATTTCCTATTAAAAAAAATGGCAAGAGAAGAACACCAAAAGTTAGCCCCAATACAGAAATAAACAAATCAGAAAATCTACTGTAGAATAAGTAGAGTTTATTTTGATTGCTTCGACTAAAGGGAAAGTAGCGATAAAAATCCTTTTCTACGTGCTGTACGGGGATTCGGTGGGTTAATTCCTCGTACACTTGGGTGTATTCGCGAATGGGAATTCCGTTTTCCAACAATTTAATCAGCTGGTTGTTGAGTTCAACTGTCATTCCTTCAGATAAAGGCGCCCCCACCACCACTTCAGAAACATTTGTTTCCTTCGCCAATCGGCTTATTTCAGAAATAGAAATAGAGTCTATTTCCAAACTGTGAATAATTCTACCATCTCTGGGCGACGTATTAAAATAGCCTATTACCCGATAATTGGGATCCGACTTTTGGAGGGAAGCTACTATGGCATCCACATCCTGTCCGTGGGCAATTAACACCACTCTTTTATAAAACCGTGGGGCAGAGATAAGCGTAATATAAGCATAACGCCAAGCGAGCAAAGCTACATTAATGGCGAGAAAGAAATAGACTATCTGCAATCTATTAGACGGCAAAGTGGGGGTGTAAAAAGGGGTGAGCAAATAAAATAACACCGTTACCGAGGAGGTGATGATTACGTTCTTTACTACCACATTAAATCTGCTTGCCTTTTGCAAGTCGTACAATTCAAAAATGGTTGCAAAGGTTGTGAGATATACAGCCAGTACAACAGACCACATCCAGTGTTGGGCATTGATCTTAAAGTAATCGAAATCGAACCCAATTCCCATTACATATAGCAGTCCCAATACATGAACAATATCAAAGATGCGCAAGAGCACCTTTCTTTCTGAGATATCAAAATGGATTCGGTTTTTGGCCATTTTCGGGTATCGGTTGTCGGTTATCGGTTGTCTGTTGTGGGTTATCGGTTATCGGTTGTCAGTTGTGGGTTATCGGTTATCGGTTGTCTGTTGTGGGTTATCGGTTATCGGTTGTGGGTTATCGGTTATCGGTTGTCGGTTGTGAGTTATCGGTTGTCTGTTGTGGGTTGTGGATTATGTTTTCCAGTTTTTCTTTGGGAGTGTTCATTAAAGTGTGTCATCGGTTAAAAATCGTTTAGAATAAAAGTAAAAATTCTTGCGCCCTGACTATCAAATTTTACAATTAATTCGGGCACTTTTGGTACGTTTCAAAGCATTTGTATTGTTGCCATTCGTCCTTTACTTTTAAGTAAAGTTGTATGGAGATAAGTCAAAAAAATTACTGAAATCCTATTTGTATTTTCTTCTACCATAAACCTCTATAATATTATTCTAAACACGCTTTGACGACCTTCCAATTTAGCTGCCCTACTCATAAAGTTCAAATTTTGGCATTGTCAGCGACATTTGATGAACTTCTATTGCATACTCCAAAGCCAAATAATAAATATCCAAATCTTCATAATAATCGGTTGTTAAACCGACAACAACCAACAGACAACAGCCAACAGCCAACAGACAACAGTCAACAGTCAACAGACAACAGACAACAGTCAACAGACAACAGTCAACAGCCAACAGACACCCGACAACAGTCAACCGACAACAGTCAACAGACAACAGTCAACAGACACCCGACAACCGACTCCCCCCCCTTCAAATTTAGTCAATTTTCACGCCTTCCCAATAAGCTCCATCCAACTATGTTTAACTATCTGCCAATCCAGTTGTTCCACTTTTATCCTTGCGTTTTTTGTAATTTCCTCTACTTTGGGAGGGTTGGCACATAATTCTTCAATAACATTAACAAATAGTTCGGAATTATTTGGTGGGACCAATATACCATCAATATTGTCTTTAATTAAAAACGGCATGCCCCCTACGTTTGTGGATACTACCGGTAACCCTAACGCCATTGCTTCCATTACACTTACAGGCATATTGTCAAAATTAGTGGTGTTTATAAAAATAGTGTACTCCTTTGAAAGGGAGATCCACTCTTCTTTTTTAAGCAGCCCTGGAAAGACAACCGGCAATTTTAAATCTGCCGCTATTTTTTTACAGCGCGCCATAGATCCGTCCTTATCGGGGCCAACCATACAAAGAGATACTTTTATACCGCGTTTTAATAAGCCTTCTACAATTTCCAAAGCCAAGAGCGGATTGTATATTTCGGCAAAGGAACGCACCCATAATAATTTAGGAGTTATAATTTTTCTAGGTTGAAAAGGATAGTTTTTAATTTCCAAGGTATTGGGAATATAGGTCAGATTTTGAAATCCCATCGTTTTAAACTGTTCCAATATATATTCTGAAGGAGCCACATTTGTATAGGCTTTTCCAAAGAATATATTGCTAAACCCTTTATTCTTACTTAGTCTTTTGGGAAGGTTGCCCCCGTGCAATACAGGCACATAAGGCAGATCGAGGAGGCGACATATTTTACCGATTATCAAGGCGTAATAGAAATTCTGCGTACTATAGGTATCTATTAAGACCAAGGAAATTTCGTTTTTATTTTTTAGGGTTGTCCAAATCATATCGAACATCCTTCCTAATCTATTCTTTTTAGACGAAGCCATAATAACCGAATAGCCTTCGTTTTCAAATTTTACTGAAAGCGAATCGATAGCCGTCGGCGGCTTTCCGTGTTCCGCCAGCTTATTTCCTATGTATAGCAGTTTTTTTCTTTGGTGCATAATCTATCTTCAACAAACTTAAGGCATAAATAAAGGCTGGGGCGGCAATCCGCATGGAGGAATGGTTAATGGTAAAAAACCAAAAACACAAAAATGAATACAAATATATATTAGATCTATGCTGCAAGCCAAAAGCAAGCGGCGTAACCAGTAAAATTACCAATGCCAAAATACCAAATAGGCCGTGTTCAGACAGCAGCCTGCTGACTTCATTATGGCTAGCGGCTTCAATATTGGTGCGTTTTTTTCTGTACTCCTTAGATTTACCTACCCCTATTCCGGTGAAGGGTGCCTCTTTAAAAGCTTCCAATTCCGTTTGAAATATGGCCGCCCGTCCAGTACCCACATCCCCCTTTTCCCTTCCGGCTGCATCTTCATTGGCATATCTGTTTTCAATCAACCCCATAGTAGCAAATGAACTTATTACCCAAATCCCGACAATTACTGAAACCAACAAAACTATTTTGGGCAATAAATTTACTTTTTGCTTTACGCCAGATTTCAAATAAAAAACTATTAAAAATAAAACAGCGCAGGCTATCGCGGTAATAACGCCCCCGCGCGAAAAGGTAATAAGGGCACGATACCCTATAACAGCCAATAAACCAACATCTACTATATTTATAAACCTATTTTTAACGGTGAATATTCGAGTAAAAAGAATAAAGGCCCCCAACCCCAAGACCGTTGAAACCTGATTAGGCCCATATCCACCCGAGGCTGCAAAATTGGAAGCAGTTCCCGTTAGTACTTCCCGAATACTCGGGGAATAGAGAAATAGATAAACCGTAATAGATACAATTGGCAAGAGTACCGCCAATAAAATAGTTTGCAGACGTGCAATTGGTATTTTTCGGTCGTAACAGTATAAGGCTGCAATCCCCAAGCACACCGGCCCACTTAAATTAAAGCCGATAGCATTCCCCACTTTTGCTTCATAACTTAAGTTGATTGCAGAAAACACAATCCCGGGCACTAAAAATATTGTATAAAGCAAATAGGGCCAAGAGGTGAGTTTAAAACCTTTAAAAAACATCCCTATTAGCACAAAACCAATAACCGCGTATTTGGCAAATTCATAGCTTATGGCACCTCCCGTCATTCTGGATAACACCTCAAACCCCGTCATATACCCAGCGGCAAGAAGTATTTCGTCCTTGCGATTGGCGTTCGTTATAATGCGATAAAGAAAGTAAAAACAAATTGCAATTAGATAATATTTGGAAAAAGCATTAAATATATAAACTGCAAAGCCCAAGGCAATATGAAAAGCCAAGAGTAGAAAATATAATATGTTATTGGAGAATTTTATTTGCTTGTATTTTTATAAATATCCAGCAATTTAGGAATAATAGTGTCTTCTGCGTAATTTTCTTTTATATGTGTTGCAAATGCTAGACCGTCTGCCCTGCGTGCCGCTTTATTTTCAATATAAAATAGCAGGGCTGCTGCCAAGGCTTCTGGATTTTTGGGTGGCACTATTTTGCCTAAGCCGTTTATCACTTCCTTACATTCTCCTACATCGGTACTTACTACGGCCAAACCCGCAGCTCCGTATTCCAATAACGCTATTGGCAACCCCTCAGAAATTGATGATAAAACTCCAATATCAGCAGTTTTTAATAGCGCGGGAATTCCGGCTTGCGACCCGTATATGTACACCTTTAAAGTTTTAGAATGATATATAAATTCTTCTATGTTTTTTAAATATTGGTTGTCATCCACCCTTCCGACAATATGCAGGGAAACATTTAAATATTTCTTCTGAATGATTTTAAAAGCTTCAAATAGATTTATATGATCCTTCTGTGGCCGAAGGTTGGCAACACTTATTATTTTTATTGAATTACTATCTTTAAGAGCGATAGTTGGCTTCAATTTATTAGGGCTAACAAAATTGGAAAGATAAAACACCTGCCTTGTCTTTAATTTTTCTTCGGACCAATTCTTTAAAATCTTGTTGACTGAAATTATAGCTGTAAAGTAAAAGCTACAAATCTTTAAAAATCTATGCTTTCGATTATTTAGCAACTCACTATTTCCATAATGGTCATGCCAGACTATTTTTATATTGTAAAGGGTAATTTTTAAAAGAGTGGCAAAAAAGAAAGATGTGGAATGCGCGTGAACAATTTCAATTTTATGTTGCTTTACAAATTTTATCAATTTTAAATATGCCATAAAGTCCAAAGCGTTTCGTTTTTTGAGAAAACAAAACCCTACGCTTGGCGCCAACTCCTTTTTAAGCTCACCTTCTTCCCGCGTTGCACACAAATACGAAGCCACTCCCGCCTTGTCTAAAGCATTGGCAATATTAACCGCCATCCGTTCGGCACCACCAGGGTTTAAAGAATCTATTAATTGCAATACCCGCATTATATCAACTTTTTTATTTCGGCTTCAAATTTTTCTAAAGTGTATTGATTACTCCAGCTTGAAGCACGTGCAGCCATTTTTTGTAAAACCTCATTTTGTTTAATTAAAGTAATCAATTGTTGCGCATCGGTGGCTGTATTTAAATTTAAAAGAATTCCTCTTTCTCCGTGGGCCATCATCCAAGGAATACAGGAAACATTAGTTGCTAATGGTATTACACCCCAAAACATGGCTTCGGCCACAACTTTGGGCCATCCTTCAGACTTTGAAGCTAATATTAAAAAATGACTTTTTTTATAGGCAGTTTCAACTACTTCGGAAATTTGATTTCCAAAAAGCGTGATTACCGACTTTAAATTAGATTTTTCTATATACTTTTCAAGTGCCCCCCTTTCTTCTCCTTCACCGTAAACTGCCAATCTGCACAATACTCCTCGCTTTAATAATTCTTCA
This region of Aequorivita marisscotiae genomic DNA includes:
- a CDS encoding glycosyltransferase; amino-acid sequence: MRVLQLIDSLNPGGAERMAVNIANALDKAGVASYLCATREEGELKKELAPSVGFCFLKKRNALDFMAYLKLIKFVKQHKIEIVHAHSTSFFFATLLKITLYNIKIVWHDHYGNSELLNNRKHRFLKICSFYFTAIISVNKILKNWSEEKLKTRQVFYLSNFVSPNKLKPTIALKDSNSIKIISVANLRPQKDHINLFEAFKIIQKKYLNVSLHIVGRVDDNQYLKNIEEFIYHSKTLKVYIYGSQAGIPALLKTADIGVLSSISEGLPIALLEYGAAGLAVVSTDVGECKEVINGLGKIVPPKNPEALAAALLFYIENKAARRADGLAFATHIKENYAEDTIIPKLLDIYKNTSK
- a CDS encoding glycosyltransferase family 4 protein, whose translation is MHQRKKLLYIGNKLAEHGKPPTAIDSLSVKFENEGYSVIMASSKKNRLGRMFDMIWTTLKNKNEISLVLIDTYSTQNFYYALIIGKICRLLDLPYVPVLHGGNLPKRLSKNKGFSNIFFGKAYTNVAPSEYILEQFKTMGFQNLTYIPNTLEIKNYPFQPRKIITPKLLWVRSFAEIYNPLLALEIVEGLLKRGIKVSLCMVGPDKDGSMARCKKIAADLKLPVVFPGLLKKEEWISLSKEYTIFINTTNFDNMPVSVMEAMALGLPVVSTNVGGMPFLIKDNIDGILVPPNNSELFVNVIEELCANPPKVEEITKNARIKVEQLDWQIVKHSWMELIGKA
- a CDS encoding O-antigen ligase family protein, giving the protein MAFHIALGFAVYIFNAFSKYYLIAICFYFLYRIITNANRKDEILLAAGYMTGFEVLSRMTGGAISYEFAKYAVIGFVLIGMFFKGFKLTSWPYLLYTIFLVPGIVFSAINLSYEAKVGNAIGFNLSGPVCLGIAALYCYDRKIPIARLQTILLAVLLPIVSITVYLFLYSPSIREVLTGTASNFAASGGYGPNQVSTVLGLGAFILFTRIFTVKNRFINIVDVGLLAVIGYRALITFSRGGVITAIACAVLFLIVFYLKSGVKQKVNLLPKIVLLVSVIVGIWVISSFATMGLIENRYANEDAAGREKGDVGTGRAAIFQTELEAFKEAPFTGIGVGKSKEYRKKRTNIEAASHNEVSRLLSEHGLFGILALVILLVTPLAFGLQHRSNIYLYSFLCFWFFTINHSSMRIAAPAFIYALSLLKIDYAPKKKTAIHRK
- a CDS encoding sugar transferase, with amino-acid sequence MAKNRIHFDISERKVLLRIFDIVHVLGLLYVMGIGFDFDYFKINAQHWMWSVVLAVYLTTFATIFELYDLQKASRFNVVVKNVIITSSVTVLFYLLTPFYTPTLPSNRLQIVYFFLAINVALLAWRYAYITLISAPRFYKRVVLIAHGQDVDAIVASLQKSDPNYRVIGYFNTSPRDGRIIHSLEIDSISISEISRLAKETNVSEVVVGAPLSEGMTVELNNQLIKLLENGIPIREYTQVYEELTHRIPVQHVEKDFYRYFPFSRSNQNKLYLFYSRFSDLFISVLGLTFGVLLLPFFLIGNLLGNRGPLLYTQKRVGKNGKRFKIYKLRSMVKNAEKDGAQFAKSKDKRVTKFGRFLRRSRFDEIPQFINVIKGEMSVIGPRPERPEFVKDLIEQIPFYEIRHLVKPGLTGWAQVNAKYGSSNEDALEKLQYDLYYIKHRSFFLDVTIIVKTLSTILFYRGQ